The DNA region TGAAAGTGACAGATAATAGACACAATAGATAAGGCTGCAAGGTCACAGCTTAAACATGCAACTTAAAAAGAGGAAGGTTTGCAAAAAAGCATCTCAGGATAGTGACTAAGATAAGCGTCACTAAAGAGACAACTTTCATCACATCTTAGGCCAAACTTTCAAATACCCACTTCCCCTGAGAGGTGAAAAGGTTAGTCTGTGCCCTGTGGTTTACTTTTGGCACGCTACCCTCCGCTGCTTCTCATTTTTTCGCTGACATTTCCTGTTCTACCTAAAGTAGAAGaatcacactgctgctgcaaaacaaattgttttTGCATTAAACATGCAACCGAAggagctgctttctgtttttaatctctCATTCCGATGGATGCTGCAGCCTGTAATTGTTTTAACCGTCTTTTACAACAAACCTATGATTTGGAGTTCAGCTAAAAGCAGGACACAGTCAGTAACATGAGTTGCAAGTCTTTGGAGTTTGGAGTAACTTTCTGTGCAACAGTGAGATAAGTACTCCACCTTCTGGCCAAGAGTGGTACCTGCAACACCACGAAAAAGCAAAGGTAAAAAAGGTCAAAGTATTTCTGGAAAATTGGTTCTCTTACAGCTGTTAGGATAACTTAAATAGAGGTGCCAGTTTAGCTCAGTTGTAGAGCAGGTGCCACATGTGCAGAAGTTGGTTCAACTCTCTATCTAAATCATTTGGGGCATCTCATCCAACACTCTCTCACCCAcgtttcccctctctctcttcggCTTTATAATAAAGGAGAAAGGCCAAAATAAATTAGACTGGGTAGGGCTGGCAAATAAAATGAGTTTCAATTGTATTTACAATTTTGGTTTCCCgcgatcatgaaaacaagatcatGGAGATTAAACGATAAATGGGCTGAATGACGTGTTGAGCTCGTTTCGTGTActgaatgtttcaaagtgtttgttgttatattttagCCAAAAGAGTACATCACTACTGCACAAAAAACATAGtgtattcatttatatttattattattatcattatcattattattattgttatattaattgtatatatttatattttttcacttGTGTATTTATGAATTGCTTGTTTTTCAAACTGTGGAAGTGTTCAGAGTGTTACATTTAATCAATGCCTGTGATCCAGATGTTGTGAAATCAATGAGTCATCATGTTTAATAACTGTAAactcaatatcaatcaaaataatcgtGATTATGATTTTTGCCATCGAGCAAAACCTCCTCACCGACCTTGTTTAATATTAGAACAAGAAACATTGAATAAACTTATTCTGACTAACAATGGAGGATTTCCTCCAAACTTTATAACAAAAGcatatcaaccaatcaatccATGTCCAAAAATATCTGGGCTGAGTTTTTCAAAGAGTTAAATATAGAAAAGAATGATCACCACTTCTTTCTTATCCAGGATCAGTCTTTCATTTTTACTTAATTCCCCTTTAGGGTTCAAATGGATCCAGATAGACTTTTGAGATTAATTAAAATTAAGAGTGATCTAATATCTAATAAAAATCATCTCTAAATAGGACGTTATGCTCCATAGTCTATAGGGGGCTCCAACTTCCAAACAAATTAAAAGTTCACAGCTGCTTTTAAATTCAAAAGCAACTACTACTCGTATTTTTGATCAACATATTATTCAATGTTTATTAAACATTAGTATTATTAATctgattttaacttttttgaaccacCAGATTTCAAGGTTTGTCAAAATCCTGTTGGTCCCCTCTTCTTGTAATACTTGCACTGTATATTACAACTATACCTGGTAATCGTCGGTCTAACTGAAGGTGCTCTGACAGAAAGGAGGTTTGTTGTGTGCAAATGATTTTATTCATAGCagacagaacagaaacagagaaagtgTCCTTTGAACACACCTCTTACTCTCAGCCTGGAAACAATTTTAAACGGAGTCTACACGTAAAccttatacaaaataaaaggacCCAACCAGACACAAGTTTGTCtttacaatgtgtgtgtgttttgacagaGAGATGCTGATCCACACAGTCACAATGCAAGAGGAACAGAATAGGAGAGTTGGGGGTTAATTTATAGGGACAGCTGGAAGATTATTGAGCTGCTTTATTGAGCTGGGTGGAAGAGTTGAATGTTGAattttaatcttaaaaaaaaagaaaagaaaaagaaaagccatcCCACTTATGACATCATGCCTTCTTTTGGCTCATCCTTTAGACGCAAAAGTCTACAATAAGaataatttaatcaattaatcATTATCATTCCTATTGATGAACActttcattgtatttttttattgatgcattGGTTATATGAGCTCGTAAAATTAAACAGTGCCAGGATTGTTGTTCTCTGCCTTTTCAAACAATAATTTAACGGTTCACCGTCTTAACTAAATTTAGGATTAGTGAGAAATTAATCCCCCTTAAAAGAAAATCTCTCAGAGGTGGATTTATAAATAATTTTCCTCCCTAGATATCCAAAAGAAGCAGTATTTACCCATCTCACACAAagaaacagtcccctcctcttTCCCAAATCAATTAAAATAGCAAGTTgaaatacatatatttaaaaaagaaagtctaCTTAACGTTATTTATTTGGTTGTTGAGCCTTTTAACCTGCTTTAGTTTTAATGTAAGTTTTTTATTAACTGTTGAACTTATGTCCAGGCCCAACAAGTGCTTCCTGTAATGATTCTAATGTTTATGAGTGCATGATACATACAGATGTGCTCAGGATAAATaacatgatgttttttgtttctctttcttgtaTGATCAGACTTCTATACAAGATGAAATCAGTCTGGTTACAGTACAGTACAACTTTGGAAAGTCAccaaaacagaaatgtctttttctcttcattttgcCTCCGAACTTCAAAACCAATCATTAAAAATTGACctcaagaacaaagcaaacaatccacacacacacacacacactcactcattccTTTTAATCTATCCCTTGGACCAACGATGACCgcatttgtgtatatgtgttaaTAATAGAACTATGTATTATGACATCATTTATATTCAGATCAGACATCCATGGACAGGCAAGGACAAAACGAGCGGTCGGCAAAGTCTCATTCAGAGCAGGGATCCTGTGTTTTAGTCAAAAGTGGCAGCTTTTTCTTAATGTCTGCAGGCTCGTTTTTCACTTCAATacctccttcttttcctttgctttctttctttcagagcCACCAGAAGCGGACATAGACAATGAGCATGATGAAAAAGACACCACCGGCTGCCAGCTTGGCATAGGTGGAGCGAGTGTTGAGATACTTGGCGTCGCTCCGGTATTTCTTCGACAGGCTGGACAGGTTGCTGGCCTTGGAGTCGAGCGCTGCAAGGAGGAGAAACCGGAGGAAAGAGAAAAGTCCATAacaagaattttaaaaaaaaatcaggggcAAAAGGAgcgtggggaaaaaaaaaaaaagagtaggaTGACAtaaagagaagaacaaaatcAGTTCTATTCCTATGTTTGCCTTCCAACTCTGGGGATTCAAAGTAGATCTCGAGGAAACAACCGGACAATActcgttatcacaggaaaacagagtAATTAAAATGTATGGACACATGCTTCCATAGATAACCTACCAGAGAGCGCCTCTCCCCTCTGCAGCACCTCCTCTATGTTTGCCACCATGATCCTCTGGACGTCCTGGAGCTCTGTATTGATGCTGCCCAGATTCCTCCGTGCTCGACTGTCGATGTACGATTTCTTGGTTTTTTGGATGTAGGTGTCTGGGGAGAGAGCAatgcaaataaatgaattaatggAAACTTGTGGATGATTTAACCTGCCAAATTTAAATGACCTTTGTCATCTATTATTCCACAGTCCTGGTAGACAATTTCTGTTCTCTCAATGGagacaaaataaactaaaattgAAGATCTACTTGATGcatttgagcatttaaaaaGAGCACTTCTTCCTCCCCCTTCTCAACATTGTTTTTCAAGGCACAGTGAGATAGTAGGTGATGCAGAACTCacctgaaatgcaaaaaaaaaaaagaaattcaaaagtaaaaaaaaatgcaaactttTCACAAAGTTGCATGAGGCTCTCCTGTGATTTGCCTCGTATGGACAAACTAAGCGGTATGTCTTCTGTCCTTGTGGATTTTGGCCAGTACATGTTTAAGTAGTGTTGTTTGACATAAAATCTCACCCTGCTTTTTTTCAACAGCCAAACAGATCACGCCTTATGATTTTTTGATGTTTGAAAATTAAAGAGGCTATTTCTGTTGCATTTGTCACTttatctgacacctaccctgtggCAGTGGTTTCAGGCATCAAAAATAACTACTGTATATAGATCTGATCAACCTTGtcgctgatggtcttgtttgcttttgtaggtcatttAGAGgcttcaatatttattttattttgtttcatactcagctaaaaactcctcacagcagctttaatagTTTCTCTATGAAATGCCATACTCTATTATGTCATTGATAATCGACATCATTAAGCAAATCCCATTCAAATACACTGGACAGACCTCCATTCAATACAGTTTTTGTTTACAATGTCATTATTAATCAAATCTGTACACTATCCATGTCCTTCAATAATTCTGATGAACTCAGTATTAGTAGTAGGTTTAAGTTTCAGGAGAAAGAAAGTCAGATGAGTGGATTCCTAAAATGAGTTGTTTTCCTTATTGTCAGGAGTCATTACAAAACATGCTCATAAATATATTATGAATAAATATTGCAGGACTACTCCTACAGCcacaaatttaaaatcttattcagttgactccttctctcagtcagagataaataaattcacattaaaaaaacctCCATTTGGGGAGTTGCTGAAGCGGAACAGTTTCCTTCAACTTTGCTAGGTTTGTATTTAACTTCAGCGACATGACCAGAAGTGCAACATAAACTTAAACAGGAAATCAAGCAGTGTCTTTGTTGTTCCTGCCTTTCGGGTTTTCTCACCAAATTCAATGAAGGAGTAAGGCCGGGACACTGTGGGCACCTTCTTTCCATGCTGCTCATGAAACTCGGCCTGCAGGTCTTCAAGGTAAGCAAAGGCCAGCTTCTTTGGAAAGCTGGCTTCACACAGCACAAGGTAGCACACTCCTTTCTCTATGAAATAGCTGCAAGTTGAACAGTCAAATGTGAGAAATGAAACATGAGGCTGGTATGAGCATTTCAAGGGTGCAGGCTCAAGTTAAAAGGagattaattgtgttttttttttttttttcaaagcgtCTCTGTTGTGTAATCACTTACactctgcacaccctactggacaaacagcggagcagcttctccaacagactgatacaactccgctgtcacaaggaccGATACAAGAAAGCTTTCTTACCGAAAGCCATAaatctgtacaacagctcacctcatacgagcagagaactgtcatcatgataatatctgtctctccatactgtaatctgttctgcacatgttaaatttacaaattatccctgcactcatgttcacttcatttggctgtctactcaccgttatattgtatagtttctgcttataatatgtctacactcatgcactttaacttatgtcaatactgtccatttactactctgtttttgcacatttacatttaatctttcatatttaatttataatcatctgcgactctgtttttgcacatgtacattcaatcttccattattaatcttcatatttaagactagtaatgcttagttaaatcctggttgtatatattcacattcttatttttgatatctttcagtacttatttactttgtagttaatattatattatgtttagatttgctaacattgtgtttttttactcatattgtgtgtttggataacctgctgctgtaacgccacaatttcccagtttgggatcaataaagtaattctattctattctattctattaaaaacagacattgaTCAGTAAAAGTGTTGACATTGTTTTCTTGGTgaaatttggtgaaattcttgAGTAATTCATTTCTTTAACTGGACTCGTTTCATACTCACTGAAATGCCATGGAACCAGCCTCTAAAGTGCAGCGTGTTGGACTCTGATCATTGAGTTTCCTGAAGAGCTGCTTTGCTTGACTCTGATACTGCTGAAGGTCCCGACCcagctaaaacacacacacacacccacacaaaaaaaaaagtcagttacCATGAATTTCTCTCACTTCTGTTACAAAACAATATACTTTCTAAACTTGGGGCAGGTGATTTACTTGGGTGTGCTACATTCAAAGGGAGCTCAGAAGCAAAGTTCAATGTCTAACCTCCAATAAggtgacaaataaataaaataaagatgtatGGGAATTTGTTCATGAGTttgacaaaacagacaaaaacagaaaccgTCCAAATTGTTTTCTATTTGGTTGTTGGTGATCTTTTCTGGCACAGAATGTGTGCAGAAAATAACTAGCTGGCAtaagcacacacagagactctcaGACTGGATCTGAGACTGCAtgccatgttttaaaacaacaacaacaacaacaacaacagaaaagtgtTTATGACAGCATTTGGCTGACGGATGGGATTTGTCTCTTCATTTGCTTGATGATGACTCTAGCGAATGGTTCTTTACAGCAACACTgtagcatcacacacacatgtaagaTGTTGAAGCACACAACAGAGACTCAACAAACCTTTTCACTTCCCTTTGTGTGAGCAAATGAGAGAGTGAGGGAAAGATGTTAGAATTAGAGCAACTTCACATCTTAAAATGCCATCCATTTGAATATGTTGCACATGTtgaggttgtgtttgtgtcacaggTTGCAATAGAACATTTTATTAAGAAGTAAACAGTCTTTCTAAAGTCAGCATCAGAGGAAGCATACTGACATTTTGGATGTGTGaattaatcaatcaaatgtGACTGCTAAGCCATGTTACAGGCAGTTAGTTGTCTCATGAACAAGCCTTGCATTGGACCAGTCACAGaaatacaacaataaataatTTGTCCCGATAGGCCTAGAGTCAGCACTATTATGTGACCGTTCAAAAAGAGATACTGGACTTTTAAGCCAGTCATCAACTTCCCAGTTGCTCTAGAACCAGTGACGTTGCAGTTTTAGTACAGTATGCACAGAAACTCTTGGCCAGTAAGAAatgtttaagagaaaaaaaaaacgatataatacctttatatttaaagactttttttaacACCAAAAGAAATTATAAACAAACTTTTATTGCAAAAATCCCAGACACTTGGTTATTCAAATATTCCAAGCAAACTATTATCTGAAAATCATGTGCCAGCGCCACCTGGTGGATAAAGTAATGGGACATatcatttaaagctcctgtgaggaactttaagattgtgtcgattttggcgccccctgtggacaaagcagtttGTCCTATGTCTACGGATTCTGTTTAATCCGGgataagttgtttttttgtttttaaacaaaattcACATCTTGCTTACTTTTAACGGTAAGTTCATTGCTCATCAAGAATCTGTACAGTGgaaaatgttacaaaaagagGGGGATTCACAGCATGCAGCTTTAACGCCTAGCTCTCACCCTCCAGCGGTTTTAGGCATTCGACAATTAATATGTAGAAATAATCAATATTGTGGCTGACAGTCTGAGGGTCATATAAAGACATCAgtgttcatttctgttttgtgcCATAACCAGACAAAAAACCCTTATAATGTAGCTTTAAGGCTTGTTATTTTGTATACAAACACGGAGAAGCAgtgttcagtttctatgctccttacatcttggaacaaactcccagaaaaaaCTGCAGGTGTGCTGAAACTCTCTCGGCTCTTtgaaatccaggttgaagacacacctgtttacagctgcatttcattaaacaattttaataagattttaaattttaactctgcactgtaacttttaactctttttatatttttttactttatttatttcaattaatttaatttgaattaattatttttatttgaacatattttcagatttaataattccagtgatttatttgttttattattattattttttttgttatatttgaatgtttcttttctttcctctgtcatgatgcttttgatgtcttgtgtgaagcactttgaattgccttgttgttgaaatgtgcgacataaataattTTGCCTTGCCTTACAACAGTCCTTGCAACAGACTTGTGCGCCAACATACATGTATCCAGATGATTTATATGATAactataaaaatgtatgtaattCCGGTAACAAATAGTTGAATTTGATACACGATGTCAGACAATACATGCACGTCTTCATGTGACAAAGACCAATGTTAGGCTTATTAAAAAGCAGCAGGCTACCTTCAGGAAGCCTGGTCTGCACTTCTGAAGAATTAGTCAGAAACTGAACATTACGCTGCCCCCCTGAGTTCATGTAGACAGGCCTACAAGTAGTTTGAGCTAACGTGTCAGTATGTCATTTGATCATCTCAGAGGTAATGCACAGGTGAtgacagcaaacacacagctaGCAACCACAAAGAAAAAGATAGCTTAAATGTTAACCTGCTCGTCCTCCTGCATCGAGGCGGCTAAAGGCAGGCCGTCAGCCAGCCGCGCGATCATCGTCAGCAGCACCATCTCTCCGCAGTGCCCGGGGTGTTTCTCCGCCGCCCTCTGAACCGTGCAGGTAACTGGGACCAGAGTTTGACAGGCTCTAAAGTGACAACACCACAGGGCTGATGCGCTGAGCTGGCCGGAAACGCAAGAGCTTTGGGTGTCACGGCTAAATAATTCCGTCCTCCCATTGggtcaaagaaaagaaatgttccGCAAGACGTAGACTTGAATGTTCACCTCGAATTTAATCTTCAGTGCATTAATGAACTAATTTTTGTTTCATTGGGAATTTTCACGTATATGTATAGGtctattattgttgttattggtGTAATGTTAttgcaaagtgttttttaacactaactatttaacaaaaaaagtttcataTCAGGACAAGATGCCGTTTTAATTGACATTTTGTAGACCTTTACCGCTGTTTCTGCTTGTGTTGAGTCATTAAAGACGCCATCTCTATATTTTTCATCTCATTATTGCGCAGAATGATGTCATTCTTGCTCCACACATTTTCTGATCATCTTTCCCCCCTGTAGCAAAGATCAAAATGACTCAGGTTATTGATTCGCTGTAGGCGCAGATTTAAGCAGCAGGGGTCAGCCATGTTCACTTTTAGTCTTAGCATCTATGACACCTTCATCACATGCTGTTATCCAGTAACTATCCGACTGGGTTTCTGTAAAGTTATTTATCCTAAAAATCCTTTTTATTAACTGCAAATGGCTCTACA from Labrus bergylta chromosome 6, fLabBer1.1, whole genome shotgun sequence includes:
- the sec22bb gene encoding vesicle-trafficking protein SEC22b-B, whose protein sequence is MVLLTMIARLADGLPLAASMQEDEQLGRDLQQYQSQAKQLFRKLNDQSPTRCTLEAGSMAFHYFIEKGVCYLVLCEASFPKKLAFAYLEDLQAEFHEQHGKKVPTVSRPYSFIEFDTYIQKTKKSYIDSRARRNLGSINTELQDVQRIMVANIEEVLQRGEALSALDSKASNLSSLSKKYRSDAKYLNTRSTYAKLAAGGVFFIMLIVYVRFWWL